In Primulina eburnea isolate SZY01 chromosome 3, ASM2296580v1, whole genome shotgun sequence, one DNA window encodes the following:
- the LOC140827892 gene encoding early light-induced protein, chloroplastic-like gives MAAAATGMQMICGAGFNSRIACLNQFAPLRSSVPLFKRDMKFRVRSTAEDGGDVVDEKEKAAIPIPPQLFSTPPPRPQPEESTNITDIMAFDGPWPGEDQRPSSHDQIRGSHCG, from the exons ATGGCAGCTGCAGCAACAGGGATGCAAATGATCTGTGGAGCTGGTTTCAATTCAAGAATTGCTTGTCTGAACCAGTTTGCTCCTTTAAGATCAAGCGTGCCACTTTTTAAGAGGGATATGAAGTTCAGAGTTCGAAGCACGGCTGAG GATGGTGGTGATGTTGTTGATGAGAAAGAAAAAGCAGCAattccaattccaccacaattGTTCTCGACCCCTCCTCCCCGGCCGCAACCTGAG GAGAGCACAAATATTACAGATATCATGGCCTTCGATGGGCCCTGGCCCGGAGAGGATCAACGGCCGTCTAGCCATGATCAGATTCGTGGCAGCCATTGCGGTTGA
- the LOC140828571 gene encoding early light-induced protein 1, chloroplastic-like, whose amino-acid sequence MAAAATGMQMICGAGFNSRIACLNQFAPLRSSVPLFKRDMKFRVRSTAEDGGDVVDEKEKAAIPIPPQLFSTPPPRPQPEESTNITDIMAFDGPGPERINGRLAMIGFVAAIAVEFTRGQGIFSQIQNGGILWFVGTTVVLSVASLVPLFKGVSADSRSKGLMTSDAELWNGRLAMVGLIALAYTEYLKGGTLV is encoded by the exons ATGGCAGCTGCAGCAACAGGGATGCAAATGATCTGTGGAGCTGGTTTCAATTCAAGAATTGCTTGTCTGAACCAGTTTGCTCCTTTAAGATCAAGCGTGCCACTTTTTAAGAGGGATATGAAGTTCAGAGTTCGAAGCACGGCTGAG GATGGTGGTGATGTTGTTGATGAGAAAGAAAAAGCAGCAattccaattccaccacaattGTTCTCGACCCCTCCTCCCCGGCCGCAACCTGAG GAGAGCACAAATATTACAGATATCATGGCCTTCGATGGGCCTGGCCCGGAGAGGATCAACGGCCGTCTAGCCATGATCGGATTCGTGGCAGCCATTGCGGTTGAATTCACCAGAGGACAAGGTATCTTTTCGCAGATACAAAACGGAGGGATCCTTTGGTTTGTCGGGACAACTGTTGTGCTATCTGTGGCATCACTTGTTCCGTTATTTAAAGGCGTGAGCGCCGATTCGAGGTCCAAGGGATTGATGACATCCGATGCTGAGCTTTGGAATGGAAGGCTTGCAATGGTAGGATTGATAGCTCTGGCCTACACCGAGTACCTCAAGGGAGGAACTCTTGTgtga
- the LOC140827890 gene encoding early light-induced protein 1, chloroplastic-like produces MAAAATGMQMICGAGFNSRIACLNQFAPLRSSVPLFKRDMKFRVRSTAEDGGDVVDEKEKAAIPIPPQLFSTPPPRPQPEESTNITDIMAFDGPGPERINGRLAMIGFVAAIAVEFTRGQGIFSQIQNGGILWFVGTTVVLSVASLVPLFKGVSADSRSKGLMTSDAELWNGRLAMVGLIALAYTEYLKGGTLV; encoded by the exons ATGGCAGCTGCAGCAACAGGGATGCAAATGATCTGTGGAGCTGGTTTCAATTCAAGAATTGCTTGTCTGAACCAGTTTGCTCCTTTAAGATCAAGCGTGCCACTTTTTAAGAGGGATATGAAGTTCAGAGTTCGAAGCACGGCTGAG GATGGTGGTGATGTTGTTGATGAGAAAGAAAAAGCAGCAattccaattccaccacaattGTTCTCGACCCCTCCTCCCCGGCCGCAACCTGAG GAGAGCACAAATATTACAGATATCATGGCCTTCGATGGGCCTGGCCCGGAGAGGATCAACGGCCGTCTAGCCATGATCGGATTCGTGGCAGCCATTGCGGTTGAATTCACCAGAGGACAAGGTATCTTTTCGCAGATACAAAACGGAGGGATCCTTTGGTTTGTCGGGACAACTGTTGTGCTATCTGTGGCATCACTTGTTCCGTTATTTAAAGGTGTGAGCGCCGATTCGAGGTCCAAGGGATTGATGACATCCGATGCTGAGCTTTGGAATGGAAGGCTTGCAATGGTAGGATTGATAGCTCTGGCCTACACCGAGTACCTCAAGGGAGGAACTCTTGTGtga